A single window of Gammaproteobacteria bacterium DNA harbors:
- the rlmB gene encoding 23S rRNA (guanosine(2251)-2'-O)-methyltransferase RlmB: MLSSVVFGIHAVVALLSCQPESVQILCFTKGMSNPRLLALEEKAKKAQIKILYKTPQQLDEQANNQSHQGVIAILNTAVPPKVLTHFSEDMLPDFLESITGVPFLLILDAVQDPHNLGACLRSANAAGVHAVIVPKDKAVGLTPAAIKVASGAAEFTPFFQVTNLARTLEMLKQKGIWLFGAAGEVDASIYQHDFRGPIALVLGNEEKGLRRLTRDLCDHLFQIPMHGQVESLNVSVAAGVCLFEAQRQRTHFINERVLAS, encoded by the coding sequence ATTTTGTCATCAGTTGTTTTTGGTATTCACGCGGTAGTAGCGTTGTTAAGTTGTCAGCCGGAATCTGTGCAAATCTTGTGTTTTACGAAGGGCATGTCAAATCCACGCTTGCTTGCGTTGGAAGAAAAGGCAAAAAAAGCGCAGATTAAAATTCTTTATAAAACACCCCAACAGCTTGATGAGCAAGCAAATAATCAAAGTCACCAAGGCGTTATCGCCATACTGAATACTGCAGTGCCGCCAAAGGTGCTGACGCATTTTTCTGAAGACATGTTGCCCGATTTTCTTGAATCAATCACGGGCGTTCCTTTTTTATTAATTTTAGATGCTGTGCAAGATCCACATAATTTGGGTGCTTGTTTACGTAGCGCAAATGCTGCCGGTGTTCATGCGGTTATTGTGCCTAAAGATAAAGCAGTTGGACTAACTCCCGCCGCCATTAAAGTAGCGAGTGGGGCGGCAGAATTTACACCGTTTTTCCAGGTGACTAATTTAGCGCGTACTTTAGAAATGTTAAAACAAAAAGGTATTTGGTTATTTGGTGCTGCTGGAGAGGTAGATGCCAGTATTTATCAGCACGATTTTCGCGGCCCGATTGCGCTTGTATTGGGCAATGAAGAAAAAGGCTTGCGGCGTCTAACCCGTGATTTATGCGATCATCTTTTTCAAATACCTATGCATGGCCAGGTGGAAAGTTTAAATGTTTCTGTTGCTGCAGGAGTTTGTTTGTTTGAAGCGCAGCGGCAGCGCACTCATTTTATTAATGAGAGGGTTCTGGCTTCTTGA